From Lujinxingia litoralis, a single genomic window includes:
- a CDS encoding HD domain-containing protein, protein MRPKLFRDPIHDIISLDLADEAESLLFDLMRTSTVQRLRRVKQLGLASLVYQGAEHSRFAHSMGVAHIARRMVDALPIEVDTRTRQEVFAAALLHDVGHGPFSHAIEKVTGVNHERFTREAILDEEGEIFQVLRRVDAELPFDVARYFGARERFDPARQVFRDVVSSQLDADRQDYILRDGHATGVKIGVYDFERILATLKVYESRGAQGEAVRRLAVSYRAREAVEDYLIARFHMFKQVYLHKTVRAAEKMLEAVLHRAGKRYKEGMRWGGLDDEHPLLRMLSGQELTTREYLEVDDTDVWMMLKVWQRGEDEVLARLSEGLLNRELYKTVDLPPGDPVLVARILDRAAEVAREQGLEVDYAVLVDRARDTPYRPYDPSHPRLSAHIPVVERDGRVVPIEQGSDFVHLLGRDTYRMVRLCVPAEVRRGLLEREAGARVLVDEVE, encoded by the coding sequence GAAGCAGCTGGGGCTGGCCTCGCTGGTGTATCAGGGGGCCGAGCACAGTCGTTTCGCGCACTCCATGGGGGTGGCGCATATCGCTCGGCGTATGGTCGATGCGCTGCCCATCGAGGTGGACACCCGCACCCGTCAGGAGGTCTTTGCCGCGGCGCTCTTGCACGACGTGGGGCACGGGCCCTTTAGCCACGCCATTGAAAAGGTGACCGGGGTCAACCATGAGCGCTTCACCCGGGAGGCGATCCTGGATGAAGAGGGGGAGATTTTTCAGGTGCTCCGCCGCGTCGACGCCGAGCTGCCCTTTGATGTGGCGCGCTACTTCGGGGCGCGGGAGCGCTTTGACCCGGCCCGCCAGGTGTTTCGCGACGTGGTCAGCTCGCAGCTCGATGCCGACCGCCAGGACTACATTCTGCGCGACGGTCACGCCACCGGGGTGAAGATCGGCGTGTACGACTTTGAGCGTATCCTGGCCACGCTCAAGGTCTACGAGAGCCGCGGGGCGCAGGGCGAAGCGGTGCGCCGCCTGGCGGTGAGCTACCGGGCGCGCGAGGCGGTGGAAGACTACCTGATCGCGCGTTTTCATATGTTCAAGCAGGTCTACCTGCACAAGACGGTGCGCGCGGCTGAGAAGATGCTGGAGGCGGTGCTGCACCGGGCCGGCAAACGCTACAAAGAAGGGATGCGCTGGGGAGGCCTGGATGATGAGCACCCGCTTTTGCGCATGCTCAGCGGTCAGGAGCTCACGACCCGGGAGTACCTGGAGGTCGACGACACCGATGTGTGGATGATGCTCAAGGTCTGGCAGCGTGGCGAGGACGAGGTGCTGGCCCGTCTGAGCGAGGGGCTCTTGAATCGGGAGCTCTACAAGACGGTGGACCTGCCGCCGGGCGACCCGGTGTTGGTGGCGCGCATTCTGGACCGCGCCGCCGAGGTGGCCCGGGAGCAGGGGCTGGAGGTCGATTACGCGGTGCTGGTGGACCGGGCCCGGGATACCCCTTATCGCCCCTACGATCCGAGTCACCCCCGGTTGAGCGCGCATATCCCGGTGGTGGAGCGCGACGGGCGAGTGGTGCCGATTGAGCAGGGCAGCGACTTTGTGCACCTGCTGGGGCGCGATACCTACCGGATGGTGCGCCTGTGCGTGCCGGCCGAGGTGCGTCGGGGGCTGCTGGAGCGGGAGGCCGGGGCGCGGGTGCTGGTCGATGAGGTGGAGTAA